A single region of the Zootoca vivipara chromosome 2, rZooViv1.1, whole genome shotgun sequence genome encodes:
- the LOC132591282 gene encoding zinc finger protein 883-like: MKETDPANIARMEGGRWTVDLVRLSPASFLAASECSLPWTSERSGGDELEMKNGGDHDKIHTVEKPYQIWECGERSSQSSCSHQRTHSGKKGSQCSECEKSFSWKDNLTSHRIIHTGEKPYQCLECGKSFRRSSNLYSHQRIHTGEKPYQCLECGKSFREGPKLTSHHRIHTGEKPFQCLECGKSFSHSHSLTSHQRIHTGEKPYQCLECGKSFRQSGDLTYHRRVHTGEKPYRCLECGKSFSLKQHLISHQRIHTGEKPYQCLECGKSFSHNQNLTSHHRIHTGEKPYQCLECGKSFSNRSILTSHQRIHTGEKPYQCLECGMSFTQGASLTSHRRIHTGKKPYQCLECGKCFSKSTHLTCHQIIHTGEKPYQCLECGKSFSLKQHLTSHRRIHTGEKPYQCLECGKSFSHNQNLTSHQRIHTGEKPYQCLECGKSFTRKDSLTSHQRIHTRKKPYQSLECGKSFRRRGRSHPPSKNSYSGTSG, translated from the exons ATGAAAGAGACTGATCCTGCAAACATAgcgaggatggaaggaggaagatggacggttgacctggtcaggttgtctcctgcatccTTCCTCGCAGCCTCTGAATGTTCCCTCCCCTGGACTTctgagagatctg gtggtgatgaattggaaatgaaGAATGGGGGAGACCATGACAAAATCCACACAGTGGAGAAGCCATATCAAATTTGGGAGTGCGGAGAGCGCTCCAGTCAGAGTTCCtgttcccatcaaagaactcacagtgGGAAGAAAGGCTCTCAGTGCTCAGAATGTGAGAAGAGCTTCAGTTGGAAggacaatctcacttcccatcgaataattcatactggagagaaaccctatcagtgcttggaatgtggaaaaagcttccgtCGCAGCTCAAATCTatattcccatcaaagaattcatacaggggagaaaccatatcagtgtttagaatgtggaaagagctttcgggAGGGGCCcaagctcacttcccatcacagaattcatacaggggagaaaccctttcagtgcttggaatgtggaaagagcttcagtcacagccacagtctcacttcccaccaaagaattcatacaggggagaaaccctatcagtgcttggaatgtggaaagagctttcgtcagaGTGGGGATCTCACTTACCATCGAcgagttcatacaggggagaaaccctatcggtgcttggaatgtggaaagagcttcagtcttaAACAgcatctcatttcccatcaaagaattcatactggagaaaaaccctatcagtgcttggaatgtggaaagagcttcagtcacaaccagaatctcacttcccatcacagaatccatacaggggagaagccctatcagtgcttggaatgtggaaagagcttcagtaatagGAGCattctcacttctcatcaaagaattcatacaggagagaaaccctatcagtgcttggaatgtggaatgaGCTTCACCCAAGGtgcctctctcacttcccatcgaagaattcatacagggaagaaaccctatcagtgtttggaatgtggaaagtgcttcagtaagAGCACCCATCTCACTtgccatcaaataattcatacaggggagaaaccataccagtgcttggaatgtgggaagagcttcagtcttAAACagcatctcacttcccatcgaagaattcatactggagaaaaaccctatcagtgcttggaatgtggaaagagcttcagtcacaaccagaatctcacttcccatcaaagaattcatacaggggagaaaccctatcagtgcttggaatgtggaaagagcttcacaaggaaggatagtctcacttcccatcaaagaattcataccaggaagaaaccctatcagagcttggaatgtggaaagagcttcagaaggaggggcaggtcTCATCCTccatcgaagaattcatacagtggcacctcgggttaa